TTCGAGCTAGGAACCGGGTGTATCCAGCTGACCTACAATTCACGTAACCAGCTCGGCGACGGCTGCACGGAACGGACCAATGCGGGGCTCTCGGACTTCGGCGTTGCCGTCGTGGAGCGGATGAACGAGCTCGGGATCATCGTCGATCTCTCTCATTGTGGTCGGAAGACCTCGGAGGATGGGATCGCGGTATCAAGACGACCAGCCGCATTCACCCACACGTTCTGCGAAGCGATCTATCGGGATCATCCGCGGGCCAAGACCGACGAGCTCATCAAGGCCATCTCCGACCGGGGTGGCATGACGGGAATCACCGCTCTGGGGTATTTCGTTGGCCCGAGTCCCGACACCACCATCGAGGACTACATCGACCATATCGATCATGCCGTCAAGGTGGGAGGCATCGATCACGTGGGTCTCTCGACCGACTTCGCCATTCGCGGTATCAAGAGCTGGGCCACGCGGGAGACCTGGTACGAACCGCGGCTCCGGAGCTTCAAGCCGTCTTACCGGGTTCGGTGGCCGCCGTGGATCGAGGGGCTCGATGAGCCCGAGCGTTTTCGCAACGTCGCTCATCGGCTTCATCAACGCGGCTATGCCGACGGGGACATCGAGAAGCTGCTGGGTCAGAACTGGCTTCGATATTTTCGCGAGGTCTTCGACGGTTGAGCTCGTCGCGCGGCAACCGGATCA
The genomic region above belongs to Vicinamibacteria bacterium and contains:
- a CDS encoding membrane dipeptidase; protein product: VAIRALAEWNARVRDNPDKILRATKAAHIELAKREGKMGVVFGFQNATMLEGEVENLDPLFELGTGCIQLTYNSRNQLGDGCTERTNAGLSDFGVAVVERMNELGIIVDLSHCGRKTSEDGIAVSRRPAAFTHTFCEAIYRDHPRAKTDELIKAISDRGGMTGITALGYFVGPSPDTTIEDYIDHIDHAVKVGGIDHVGLSTDFAIRGIKSWATRETWYEPRLRSFKPSYRVRWPPWIEGLDEPERFRNVAHRLHQRGYADGDIEKLLGQNWLRYFREVFDG